The following are from one region of the Edaphobacter acidisoli genome:
- a CDS encoding DUF503 domain-containing protein — MPIARLTLEVEIPGAQSLKDRRQVVRSLKDKLRHSFNISIAELDDGIVWNRATIGIAAISSSTAYLTGQLEQLDKAANSYASALSAEITDSWAEIISESGQLSPNQPD, encoded by the coding sequence ATGCCCATCGCCCGGCTCACACTCGAAGTCGAGATCCCCGGAGCCCAGTCCCTCAAGGACCGCCGCCAGGTCGTCCGCTCACTCAAAGACAAGCTCCGCCACAGCTTCAACATCTCCATCGCCGAGCTCGACGACGGCATCGTCTGGAACCGCGCCACCATCGGCATCGCAGCCATCTCATCGTCCACCGCCTACCTCACCGGCCAGCTTGAGCAGCTCGACAAGGCCGCCAACAGCTACGCCTCCGCCCTCAGCGCCGAAATCACCGACTCCTGGGCCGAAATCATCTCCGAATCCGGGCAACTTTCACCAAATCAACCGGATTGA
- a CDS encoding DHH family phosphoesterase, whose protein sequence is MKHEAQIQALLAEFCAHPRFLVTSHCRPDGDAIGSVLALAELLEQLGRQAQVVLADPIPFIFRTLPGLDRIRYAASINEVDSDSKTPVILLECDGTTRTGLTDLDHHPLINIDHHASGRPFGYLNWIDEHACAVAEMVYRLAHAAKAEITPSMATCLYTAILSDTGSFTYSSTHAGTFALVHDLATRGASPAQIARDVYFSNPASKIRLLGAALSNLKCDGQLAWSWITSAEMDRIGAEAEDCEGVVNYLISIDGIESAVFLREVPDASQFRLSIRSKGKLDVARVAEHFGGGGHRSASGCTLDGPLDAATERILAQLRTGL, encoded by the coding sequence ATGAAGCACGAAGCCCAAATCCAAGCGCTTCTGGCCGAGTTCTGCGCGCACCCACGCTTCCTCGTCACCTCGCACTGCCGCCCAGACGGCGACGCCATAGGCTCCGTGCTCGCGCTGGCCGAGCTGCTCGAACAACTAGGCCGCCAGGCCCAGGTCGTCCTGGCCGACCCCATCCCATTCATCTTCCGCACTCTACCGGGCCTCGACCGCATTCGCTACGCTGCATCCATCAACGAGGTTGATTCCGACTCCAAAACACCCGTCATTCTGCTCGAATGCGACGGCACCACCCGCACCGGGCTCACCGACCTCGACCATCACCCGCTCATCAACATCGACCACCACGCCAGCGGCCGCCCCTTCGGTTATCTCAACTGGATCGACGAACACGCCTGCGCAGTCGCCGAAATGGTCTATCGCCTCGCCCACGCAGCCAAAGCCGAGATTACCCCCAGCATGGCGACCTGTCTCTACACCGCCATCCTCTCCGACACCGGGTCCTTCACCTACTCCAGCACCCACGCCGGCACCTTCGCTCTCGTCCATGACCTCGCCACCCGAGGCGCCAGCCCCGCGCAGATCGCCCGCGATGTCTACTTCTCCAATCCCGCCAGCAAGATCCGCCTGCTCGGCGCAGCGCTCTCCAATCTCAAATGCGACGGCCAGCTCGCCTGGAGCTGGATCACCAGCGCAGAGATGGACCGCATCGGCGCCGAAGCCGAAGACTGCGAAGGAGTCGTCAACTACCTCATCAGCATCGACGGCATCGAGTCCGCCGTCTTTCTCCGCGAAGTCCCCGACGCCAGCCAATTCCGCCTCAGCATCCGCAGCAAAGGCAAGCTCGACGTCGCCCGCGTAGCCGAGCATTTCGGCGGC
- the rbfA gene encoding 30S ribosome-binding factor RbfA, protein MPEQRARTHHRNRVANTFSDEIGAMLEGELSDPRIAPSYVTDVVLAPGGKSARIFVAVHGDENEEASTLEALTAARGYIRSQLRERMGVRHVPELTFAIDRSERVTGRMDELLDRIRKRDQKRHSQPPETAPAKS, encoded by the coding sequence ATGCCTGAACAACGCGCCAGAACGCACCATCGCAACCGAGTCGCCAACACCTTCTCCGACGAGATCGGAGCCATGCTCGAAGGTGAGCTCTCCGACCCACGCATCGCTCCCAGCTACGTCACCGACGTCGTGCTGGCTCCCGGCGGCAAGTCGGCGCGCATCTTCGTCGCCGTGCACGGCGATGAAAACGAAGAAGCATCCACGCTCGAAGCCCTCACCGCCGCCCGTGGCTATATCCGCTCGCAACTCCGCGAGCGCATGGGCGTCCGTCATGTTCCTGAGCTAACCTTCGCCATCGACCGCTCGGAAAGAGTCACCGGTCGCATGGACGAGTTGCTCGACCGTATCCGCAAGCGCGACCAGAAACGCCATTCTCAACCCCCGGAGACGGCCCCAGCCAAATCATGA